From the Plodia interpunctella isolate USDA-ARS_2022_Savannah chromosome 5, ilPloInte3.2, whole genome shotgun sequence genome, one window contains:
- the RpL8 gene encoding large ribosomal subunit protein uL2: MGRVIRAQRKGAGSVFVSHTKKRKGAPKLRSLDYAERHGYIKGVVKDIIHDPGRGAPLAVVHFRDPYKFKTRKELFIAPEGLYTGQFVYCGKKATLEVGNVMPVGAMPEGTIVCNLEEKMGDRGRLARASGNFATIIGHNPDAKRTRVKLPSGAKKVLPSSNRGMVGIVAGGGRIDKPILKAGRAYHKYKVKRNCWPYVRGVTMNPVEHPHGGGNHQHIGKASTVKRGTSAGRKVGLIAARRTGRIRGGKTDTKKEA, from the exons ATGGGTCGTGTGATTCGTGCGCAACGTAAAGGTGCCGGCTCGGTCTTCGTTTCACATACTAAGAAAAGGAAAGGAGCACCTAAACTTCGCTCTTTAGATTATGCTGAGCGTCATGGTTATATCAAGGGTGTGGTAAAG gaCATTATTCATGACCCAGGACGAGGTGCACCTCTGGCTGTGGTTCACTTCCGTGACCCATACAAGTTTAAGACACGCaaggaattatttattgctcCTGAAGGTCTTTATACTGGCCAGTTTGTGTATTGCGGAAAGAAGGCTACCCTTGAAGTTG GAAATGTGATGCCTGTGGGAGCTATGCCTGAGGGTACTATTGTTTGCAACCTCGAAGAGAAAATGGGTGACAGAGGCCGGCTAGCTCGTGCTTCTGGGAACTTTGCCACAATCATTGGGCACAATCCAGATGCTAAACGTACCAGAGTAAAGCTTCCATCTGGTGCAAAGAAAGTTCTACCATCTAGCAACAGAGGCATGGTTG GTATTGTCGCTGGAGGTGGACGTATTGATAAGCCCATACTGAAGGCCGGACGCGCCTACCACAAATACAAGGTGAAGCGTAACTGCTGGCCATATGTACGAGGTGTTACCATGAATCCTGTAGAGCATCCTCATGGTGGTGGTAACCATCAACATATTG GTAAGGCTTCGACTGTCAAGAGAGGAACATCAGCCGGTCGCAAGGTCGGTCTCATTGCTGCGCGCAGAACTGGAAGAATTCGCGGTGGCAAGACAGATACAAAGAAGGAAGCGTAA